A window from Fretibacterium sp. OH1220_COT-178 encodes these proteins:
- a CDS encoding lactate utilization protein, translated as MNPFEAARTKAHEALGNTVVKELNKKGYQAVYAPTREAALEEVLKLIPEGAVVGVPGTVTIREIGAMERLAERGCTIHHHWNPNLTPEERMQTLMDEYCSDYFLTSANAVTRDGMIVNIDGNGNRVSAMAWGRNILIFVIGINKVAGSLEEAISRARAATPPNVLRLSGSTPCIQTGHCVDCDSPSRVCRALLILERPTNGRRTHVIMVGESLGY; from the coding sequence ATGAATCCGTTCGAAGCCGCGCGCACCAAGGCCCACGAGGCGTTGGGGAACACCGTGGTCAAGGAGCTGAACAAAAAGGGGTATCAGGCCGTCTACGCACCGACGCGGGAGGCCGCTCTGGAGGAGGTCCTCAAGCTGATCCCGGAGGGGGCCGTCGTGGGCGTTCCGGGCACGGTGACGATCCGTGAGATCGGCGCCATGGAAAGGCTCGCCGAGCGGGGGTGCACGATTCACCATCACTGGAACCCGAACCTGACGCCGGAGGAGCGGATGCAGACGCTCATGGACGAGTACTGCTCGGACTACTTCCTCACCAGCGCCAACGCGGTCACCCGCGACGGCATGATCGTGAACATCGACGGCAACGGCAACCGGGTCAGCGCCATGGCCTGGGGACGCAATATTCTGATCTTCGTCATCGGCATCAACAAGGTGGCGGGCTCGCTGGAGGAAGCGATCAGCCGAGCCCGTGCGGCGACGCCCCCCAACGTCCTTCGTCTGAGCGGCAGCACCCCCTGTATCCAGACCGGCCATTGCGTGGATTGCGACTCCCCCTCCCGGGTCTGCCGCGCGCTGCTGATCCTCGAGCGTCCCACCAACGGGAGAAGGACGCATGTTATCATGGTGGGGGAGAGCCTGGGGTACTGA